A genome region from Desulfomonile tiedjei includes the following:
- the glmU gene encoding bifunctional UDP-N-acetylglucosamine diphosphorylase/glucosamine-1-phosphate N-acetyltransferase GlmU — protein MKQYAALILAAGKGTRMKSGLCKVLHPVAGRPMISYVMDAVHGAGFQKIVVVVGHQADGVRKAAEARAVEFVVQEPQLGTGHAVLAAKDLFQGFAGDIFILCGDIPLIQPATIREFLDMHEANASRLTVMTALMEDPAGYGRIIRNESGLVERIVEQRDADASELAVKEINTGLYIVDSELLYALLEKISANNSQGEYYLTDIIEGAVRESVSVYAFPLKDAREASGVNTRSDLAGVSNIIWARLREELMNSGVTLLDPASVYVDSDVTIGSDSVIHPGVTLSGRTDIGRDCVIESGVYIMNSKLGDRVTVLQGSRLDRAVVQDDTSVGPMANLRPEARIGKRARIGNFVEVKKTVVGDGTKAAHLTYLGDSIIGKDVNIGCGTITCNYDGQRKHTTTIRDGCFVGSDVQFVAPVEIGAGSLIGAGSTITRDVPPNTLAISRAKQKMYPLRKGQGAKRSDEDRDKGT, from the coding sequence ATGAAACAATATGCTGCTCTCATATTGGCTGCGGGGAAGGGCACACGTATGAAGTCAGGCCTATGCAAGGTTCTTCATCCCGTGGCCGGGCGACCAATGATTTCTTATGTGATGGATGCGGTTCATGGAGCTGGCTTTCAAAAAATAGTCGTAGTCGTGGGGCATCAGGCCGACGGGGTAAGGAAAGCGGCTGAAGCGAGGGCAGTCGAGTTCGTTGTGCAGGAACCGCAGTTGGGAACCGGCCACGCGGTTTTGGCGGCGAAGGATTTGTTCCAAGGTTTCGCAGGTGATATCTTTATCCTATGTGGCGATATCCCGCTTATTCAGCCTGCCACGATCCGAGAATTCCTGGACATGCATGAGGCGAATGCCAGCCGTCTGACAGTTATGACGGCCCTGATGGAAGACCCGGCGGGCTATGGTAGAATCATTCGCAATGAATCCGGCCTGGTGGAACGCATCGTCGAACAAAGAGACGCGGACGCGTCAGAACTGGCCGTCAAAGAAATTAATACCGGTTTGTATATTGTTGATAGTGAACTCCTCTATGCTCTGTTGGAAAAAATAAGCGCAAACAACTCCCAAGGGGAATATTACCTCACCGATATAATTGAAGGAGCAGTCCGAGAGTCAGTATCCGTGTACGCTTTTCCCCTGAAAGACGCGCGAGAGGCCTCCGGAGTCAACACCCGTTCGGATTTGGCTGGGGTCTCAAACATAATCTGGGCAAGGCTTCGGGAAGAGCTGATGAATTCAGGAGTCACTCTGCTCGATCCTGCATCAGTCTACGTTGACTCTGATGTCACGATCGGCTCTGACAGCGTGATTCACCCCGGAGTAACCCTGTCGGGAAGGACGGACATAGGCAGAGACTGTGTCATCGAGTCCGGGGTGTACATCATGAATTCCAAGCTGGGTGATCGCGTTACGGTCCTGCAGGGGTCCAGATTGGATAGGGCCGTGGTGCAAGATGATACCTCCGTCGGGCCGATGGCCAACCTGAGACCGGAGGCTAGAATAGGAAAGCGAGCCCGAATCGGGAATTTTGTGGAAGTCAAGAAAACCGTGGTGGGGGACGGCACCAAGGCGGCCCATCTTACGTATCTTGGTGACAGCATAATAGGTAAAGACGTCAACATAGGCTGCGGCACAATCACCTGCAACTACGACGGACAACGGAAGCATACCACCACGATCCGGGACGGATGCTTCGTGGGATCGGATGTTCAGTTCGTTGCTCCGGTGGAAATCGGGGCGGGTAGCTTGATTGGAGCAGGCAGTACGATTACCAGGGATGTCCCGCCGAACACCTTAGCCATATCGCGTGCAAAACAGAAAATGTACCCATTGCGAAAAGGCCAAGGGGCTAAGCGATCTGATGAAGATCGCGACAAGGGGACCTGA
- a CDS encoding LOG family protein: MGRQFKVAVLGSADVAEDSAQGRRAFIVGREVASRKGVLLTGGCGGLPHAAALGARAAAGITVAISPAMNREEHVAKYRYPVDSDIILFTGMERKGRNVILVRSADAAVFAGGGMGTLNEFTIAFDELGPTCAIGVLEHSDGISDELAGLATLVGRSPAAPLIVESDPEKLVEMLFSHLHGL; the protein is encoded by the coding sequence ATGGGGCGGCAGTTCAAGGTAGCGGTTCTTGGATCAGCCGATGTGGCCGAGGATTCGGCTCAGGGCCGAAGGGCTTTCATCGTCGGACGTGAGGTTGCCTCCCGGAAAGGTGTTCTTCTGACAGGAGGATGCGGTGGCCTTCCACATGCCGCGGCACTGGGGGCAAGGGCCGCGGCGGGCATAACTGTGGCGATCTCTCCTGCAATGAACAGGGAAGAACACGTGGCCAAATACCGCTATCCTGTGGACAGTGATATCATCCTATTTACAGGAATGGAGCGCAAAGGCCGCAATGTAATTCTGGTCAGGAGCGCGGATGCCGCCGTCTTTGCGGGCGGTGGCATGGGAACCTTAAACGAGTTTACAATCGCTTTCGACGAGTTGGGGCCAACCTGCGCAATTGGCGTCCTTGAGCATAGCGACGGAATTTCGGATGAACTGGCCGGATTGGCAACTTTGGTGGGCCGATCCCCGGCCGCGCCTCTGATAGTAGAATCAGACCCTGAAAAACTGGTAGAAATGCTCTTCTCGCATCTGCACGGTCTGTAA
- a CDS encoding tetratricopeptide repeat protein encodes MVLFVLIPLWTCSPALSQMTPDLKEALELHKAGKVNEAVDVYSDVIKKNPRAAEALNWRGMAYDDLGQLDNALKDFSASIDLSSNYADAYNNRGEIYRKQKKYAEALADYKKAASLEKGFAEAHYNMALIHELQQRKEQAAAEYGIYLRLKPDAPDKQQVVGKIQGLRQEMAQARATAGQPPAAGQPPAPGQPPTPPGPPAPGQVKPGEPKPGVKAVPPKVGVPAMPQQPPGLDLGIPGMPSLPIPSDIDAFIASMNIVSMIISFVLYVFTAVMFYLIATKTGTGLPWLAFVPLANIFLMVQIAKKPLWWLALLFLPVVAPLLALVAIVDPTGGIIVGVLGIALVLVCIAAWLLVCIGIAQARGKSAIWGILLFIPCTSLIALAYLGLSK; translated from the coding sequence ATGGTACTGTTCGTTCTGATCCCGTTGTGGACCTGTTCGCCTGCGCTATCTCAAATGACGCCTGACCTGAAAGAAGCGCTCGAGCTTCATAAGGCCGGGAAGGTTAACGAGGCCGTCGATGTCTATTCCGATGTAATAAAGAAGAACCCGCGCGCTGCGGAGGCACTCAACTGGAGAGGTATGGCTTATGACGACCTGGGGCAATTAGACAACGCGCTTAAGGATTTCAGTGCTTCAATCGATCTGAGTTCAAACTATGCAGACGCTTATAACAATAGAGGAGAAATCTATCGCAAGCAGAAGAAGTACGCGGAGGCCCTCGCGGACTACAAGAAGGCCGCGTCGCTGGAGAAAGGATTCGCGGAAGCTCATTACAATATGGCCCTGATCCACGAACTTCAGCAGCGTAAAGAACAGGCGGCGGCGGAATACGGGATTTATTTGAGGCTCAAACCGGACGCGCCTGACAAGCAGCAGGTTGTGGGGAAAATCCAGGGGCTGAGACAAGAGATGGCACAAGCCCGAGCTACTGCCGGCCAGCCGCCCGCCGCGGGCCAACCTCCGGCTCCTGGCCAGCCGCCGACACCTCCCGGCCCCCCTGCGCCCGGGCAGGTAAAGCCGGGAGAGCCCAAGCCTGGAGTAAAGGCCGTTCCTCCCAAGGTCGGCGTACCGGCCATGCCGCAGCAGCCACCGGGATTAGACCTGGGAATTCCGGGAATGCCCTCGCTTCCTATTCCCTCCGACATAGATGCATTTATTGCGAGCATGAACATTGTCTCGATGATCATTTCGTTTGTGCTCTACGTCTTCACTGCGGTGATGTTCTATCTCATAGCCACTAAGACCGGTACCGGTTTGCCGTGGCTGGCTTTTGTCCCGTTGGCCAACATCTTCCTGATGGTGCAAATTGCCAAAAAGCCACTCTGGTGGCTGGCCTTGTTGTTCCTCCCTGTGGTTGCGCCACTCCTGGCTCTGGTCGCGATCGTAGATCCCACAGGAGGGATCATCGTCGGGGTGCTTGGCATAGCGCTGGTTCTGGTTTGTATTGCAGCTTGGCTGCTTGTATGCATCGGCATAGCCCAGGCCCGAGGCAAGTCCGCAATCTGGGGCATATTGCTTTTCATCCCGTGTACCAGCTTAATAGCCCTGGCGTACCTGGGACTCTCGAAATAA
- a CDS encoding alginate lyase family protein, giving the protein MPIQEAERVGGSFKFVSSRKATFRGRTLTADLSRFNGLSLLAANFGQSPLLVGIKLVHGHGHGRDLPPVSLSGGREELAPGERRELEFPHEAFGVYGFPVGWSHIREVEVTFSVERCYPIPGSIQVSIGPLQARIRKIPVGPRLSREGLKGLLTKDVPGVTSFFDRSGGDAGNVGIETQKEATWYPYAPANPGLLIPPPHTYPKDRAEEILDGRIMGSRIGHPVDWDANPSGELEWRHFLHRHHFMRELVKEFANSGHDRYAKALDGMISSWIHANPVPVGSNGGAGPSWETLSAAWRLREWLWVAGIAWPNEYFGQDTKINMMCSVWEHARSLVDHRGHPNNWIIVESAALALAGLCFPEFKEASQWLKIGLERLRDEFRRQFFSDGVHFEISPLYHAICVHALLEVKQAAEAKGVELPEEFYSPLEKCFEYLVGLRRPDFTWPSINDSGGVTSDYTALLGLAGQVFHRPDFVWVGSRGACGAAAEKASRFFPHAGIAAMRSDHSEDANLLMFRAGPPGASHVHNDSLSLDVTALGVPRLADPGITSYAPGPMTDYYRSAWAHNMFLIDGKEFDRSGFGFHEKIKPAGEDFHWKCLDDLEVATGICRGWGSDGGQAQRSGLLARTVVFVRREYWVVRDVAFGEGSHEITACWQFFPGPVEVDSKTHVAVCLGPQGQGFELIPVPEQEEFRTEIVAGSLHPPGGWVSLNGADVPATAFRHTVRAPLPRTMIWLLLPFSGTPRSGVTVNRIDSGGGDILVEITLQGRETGSLAFPSPPADCAGITAEQMHAGIALQGRDY; this is encoded by the coding sequence ATGCCCATCCAAGAAGCTGAGCGCGTCGGCGGGTCTTTCAAATTCGTTTCCTCCCGAAAAGCAACCTTCAGAGGCCGTACTCTCACGGCGGATCTTTCTCGATTCAACGGTCTTTCCTTATTAGCAGCCAATTTCGGTCAAAGCCCCCTGCTGGTGGGGATTAAGCTTGTGCATGGCCACGGCCACGGCCGCGACCTTCCTCCGGTTTCTCTTTCGGGAGGTCGAGAGGAACTTGCGCCAGGCGAACGAAGAGAGTTGGAATTTCCTCACGAGGCCTTCGGGGTCTACGGCTTTCCTGTAGGATGGTCGCATATACGAGAAGTGGAAGTGACCTTCAGCGTGGAACGCTGTTACCCTATTCCGGGATCAATCCAGGTATCCATTGGGCCTCTGCAAGCGCGAATTCGTAAAATCCCGGTAGGGCCTCGACTGAGCCGAGAGGGCCTCAAAGGCCTATTAACCAAAGACGTCCCCGGGGTGACCTCCTTTTTCGACCGTTCGGGTGGAGACGCGGGAAATGTCGGCATAGAGACCCAAAAGGAAGCTACTTGGTATCCATATGCCCCTGCCAATCCGGGGCTTCTCATACCGCCGCCACACACCTACCCCAAAGATCGTGCTGAAGAAATACTCGATGGACGAATCATGGGCAGCAGGATCGGCCACCCTGTTGATTGGGACGCCAATCCGTCGGGTGAGCTGGAATGGCGCCATTTCTTGCATCGGCATCACTTCATGAGAGAACTCGTCAAGGAATTTGCCAATTCAGGCCACGATCGCTACGCAAAAGCGCTGGACGGCATGATTTCAAGCTGGATCCACGCAAACCCGGTTCCAGTAGGCTCCAATGGGGGAGCAGGGCCGTCTTGGGAAACTCTTTCAGCAGCGTGGCGCTTACGAGAATGGCTGTGGGTAGCGGGAATTGCATGGCCCAACGAGTATTTCGGACAGGACACCAAAATAAATATGATGTGCTCCGTGTGGGAACATGCACGGAGTCTCGTGGACCATAGAGGGCATCCCAACAACTGGATTATCGTGGAGTCAGCCGCTTTGGCGCTGGCAGGCCTTTGTTTTCCGGAGTTTAAGGAAGCGAGCCAATGGTTAAAAATCGGTCTTGAAAGGCTTCGGGATGAGTTTCGCAGGCAGTTTTTCTCAGACGGAGTCCACTTCGAGATTTCTCCCTTGTACCACGCAATCTGCGTGCATGCGCTGCTGGAGGTCAAACAAGCGGCTGAGGCAAAAGGAGTGGAACTCCCGGAGGAGTTTTATTCTCCGCTGGAGAAATGTTTTGAATATCTAGTAGGCCTTCGCAGACCGGACTTTACCTGGCCTTCCATTAACGATTCCGGTGGGGTGACGAGTGACTACACTGCTTTGCTGGGTCTTGCGGGCCAAGTGTTTCATCGTCCCGATTTTGTTTGGGTCGGCTCCCGCGGAGCCTGTGGCGCCGCGGCTGAGAAGGCCTCTCGGTTTTTTCCCCACGCGGGCATAGCGGCCATGCGTTCCGATCATTCCGAGGATGCGAACCTACTCATGTTCAGAGCAGGCCCTCCAGGTGCATCTCATGTTCACAACGACTCGCTCTCGCTGGATGTGACCGCACTGGGTGTTCCGAGACTTGCGGACCCCGGCATTACATCTTACGCGCCCGGCCCGATGACGGATTACTACCGTTCTGCTTGGGCACACAATATGTTTCTTATCGACGGGAAGGAGTTTGACCGATCAGGGTTTGGGTTCCACGAGAAGATAAAGCCCGCGGGAGAAGATTTTCATTGGAAATGCCTGGATGATCTCGAAGTAGCCACAGGCATTTGCAGAGGATGGGGTTCGGACGGTGGCCAAGCTCAGCGGTCGGGTCTTCTTGCTCGCACGGTGGTTTTCGTCCGCCGCGAATACTGGGTAGTCCGGGACGTGGCCTTTGGAGAGGGCTCCCATGAGATTACCGCATGCTGGCAGTTCTTTCCGGGACCGGTGGAGGTGGACAGCAAGACTCACGTTGCCGTTTGCTTGGGCCCGCAAGGCCAGGGATTTGAATTGATTCCTGTGCCTGAACAGGAAGAGTTCCGGACCGAAATTGTTGCGGGATCTCTACACCCCCCAGGCGGGTGGGTCTCCTTGAATGGGGCCGACGTGCCGGCTACAGCGTTCCGACATACCGTTCGAGCGCCGCTTCCCAGGACTATGATCTGGCTTTTGCTCCCGTTTTCCGGTACGCCTCGTTCAGGAGTGACAGTGAACAGGATAGACAGCGGAGGAGGAGACATTCTCGTCGAAATAACCCTTCAAGGTCGCGAAACAGGTTCTTTAGCCTTTCCGTCCCCACCGGCAGATTGTGCGGGAATTACGGCTGAACAGATGCACGCGGGGATAGCCTTGCAAGGCCGCGACTATTAG
- a CDS encoding YIP1 family protein: MRKEMAVECPNCGREIAPVYGQKFCSFCGGSLEKSDSGTEHFAPSSGPGDEPPKLESEQELPVRETYCPWEDYERLGFLNGLRLTLKQSLFSPRLFFSKLPRSGGLLVPLLYGMLVETVGTYGGYLWSFAFGNQWFSQVKPSGSAAILLGGLVPLLVFFSLVAGALILHVCIVLVGAAKEDFEATFRIACYSSGPSLLNVIPVIGTWIAAFWRIYLTIVAVREIHETSTGKAIVAVLLPVIACCGLLLGGLALLVMGMAMPAGS; this comes from the coding sequence TTGAGAAAGGAGATGGCTGTGGAGTGCCCTAATTGCGGCCGAGAGATTGCCCCCGTTTACGGCCAGAAATTTTGCTCCTTTTGCGGAGGGAGTCTCGAAAAGTCTGATTCCGGTACGGAGCACTTTGCTCCATCCTCCGGTCCCGGAGACGAACCCCCTAAACTTGAATCGGAACAGGAGCTTCCTGTCCGCGAGACATATTGTCCGTGGGAAGATTATGAAAGGCTCGGTTTTCTCAACGGGCTTCGATTGACTCTAAAGCAAAGTCTGTTTTCACCGCGGCTCTTTTTCTCGAAACTGCCGCGTTCCGGAGGGCTGTTGGTTCCGCTGCTTTACGGGATGCTTGTAGAAACGGTGGGCACGTACGGCGGCTACCTTTGGAGTTTCGCGTTTGGGAATCAGTGGTTTTCGCAGGTAAAGCCCAGCGGATCCGCAGCCATACTGCTGGGAGGCCTGGTCCCCCTGCTGGTCTTCTTCTCATTGGTTGCGGGCGCGCTGATCCTTCATGTTTGCATAGTGTTGGTGGGGGCTGCAAAGGAGGATTTTGAGGCCACGTTCCGAATCGCGTGTTATAGTTCCGGCCCCAGTCTTCTCAACGTGATTCCCGTCATAGGAACCTGGATCGCCGCGTTTTGGAGAATCTATCTCACCATAGTGGCTGTGCGCGAGATCCATGAGACGAGCACGGGAAAGGCCATTGTGGCTGTCTTGCTTCCGGTGATAGCCTGCTGCGGCCTTCTGTTGGGAGGCCTCGCTCTGCTTGTGATGGGCATGGCAATGCCGGCCGGGAGCTGA
- the amrA gene encoding AmmeMemoRadiSam system protein A, translating to MSPNKKQVGVDLGLTDREKQELHRIARTVIESRCQGKSLPDTSPLTEKLAEGRGAFVCIYKQGMLRGCIGSLDASDPLYKTVEEMAQAAAFRDPRFRAVTEEELPYLNLEISVLTPMEEISNPEEVQVGRHGLMIRKGFFSGLLLPQVATERNWDRMTFLEETCRKAGLPRDAWKDRDAKIYVFSADVF from the coding sequence ATGTCACCCAACAAGAAGCAGGTGGGCGTGGACCTCGGATTGACCGACAGGGAAAAACAGGAGCTTCATCGTATAGCCCGGACAGTCATTGAGTCCCGCTGCCAAGGCAAATCACTGCCTGATACTTCGCCATTAACGGAAAAGCTGGCTGAAGGAAGGGGGGCCTTTGTCTGCATCTATAAACAGGGCATGCTCCGAGGTTGCATCGGTTCCCTTGACGCGAGCGATCCGTTGTACAAAACCGTTGAAGAGATGGCTCAAGCTGCGGCCTTCCGAGATCCGCGATTCCGGGCCGTGACGGAAGAGGAACTTCCTTATTTGAATCTGGAGATCTCGGTGCTGACTCCTATGGAAGAGATCAGCAACCCCGAAGAGGTACAAGTGGGGCGCCACGGGCTTATGATTCGGAAAGGATTTTTCTCGGGCCTTCTTCTTCCCCAGGTTGCCACGGAGAGGAATTGGGACAGGATGACCTTTCTCGAGGAAACCTGCCGAAAGGCGGGGCTGCCAAGGGACGCATGGAAGGACAGAGACGCGAAGATATATGTGTTCTCGGCGGACGTTTTCTAG
- a CDS encoding N-acetyl-gamma-glutamyl-phosphate reductase, translating into MIRALVFGATGYTGIELMRILASHPDVAVTGGSSRNWEGKRVSELFPSVDAQRDFVLRSADELKKDPEGDVAFLALPHGQAAGVIRPVLEAGLKVIDLSADCRLRDPSMYAEWYGPHCDPELMQHAVYGLPEIHREEIRQTDLVANPGCYPTSVILGLAPLVNLTEVDTTRPVVDSKSGISGAGRGAKLNTSFCEAGEGFKPYAVTGHRHISEMEQELSGLAGERVLVRFTPHLLPISRGIVSTMYLPLKASITVEKLRQAYNDYYASEPFIRVLSPGVFPDTAQVRGSNQCHIAVELDERTGLVIAMAAIDNLVKGASGAAVQNMNIVLGLAETAGLAGLPLFP; encoded by the coding sequence ATGATACGAGCGCTTGTTTTCGGTGCAACTGGTTACACGGGCATAGAACTGATGCGCATCCTCGCATCTCACCCGGATGTAGCGGTAACGGGCGGGAGTTCTCGCAACTGGGAAGGGAAAAGAGTTTCCGAGCTTTTCCCATCCGTTGATGCGCAACGGGATTTCGTCTTGCGCTCGGCGGATGAACTGAAGAAGGACCCTGAAGGCGATGTGGCGTTCCTGGCTCTTCCCCACGGCCAAGCCGCGGGAGTAATTAGGCCTGTGCTGGAAGCCGGTCTTAAGGTGATTGACCTTTCAGCGGATTGCCGATTGCGCGACCCGAGCATGTATGCGGAGTGGTACGGCCCTCATTGCGATCCGGAACTCATGCAACATGCGGTTTACGGTCTCCCGGAGATTCACCGCGAGGAAATTCGGCAAACCGATCTGGTTGCCAATCCGGGGTGCTATCCTACATCTGTCATTTTGGGGTTGGCCCCTCTTGTAAACTTGACAGAGGTTGATACTACGAGACCGGTAGTGGATTCAAAATCCGGGATTTCAGGGGCTGGACGCGGAGCCAAGCTGAACACCAGTTTCTGTGAAGCCGGCGAGGGCTTCAAGCCTTACGCTGTGACAGGTCACAGGCACATATCCGAGATGGAGCAGGAGCTTAGCGGTTTAGCGGGGGAGCGTGTCCTCGTGCGCTTTACTCCGCATCTTTTACCGATCAGTCGCGGGATCGTTTCGACCATGTATCTTCCTTTGAAGGCAAGCATAACAGTCGAGAAACTGCGGCAGGCCTATAACGATTACTATGCCTCAGAGCCGTTTATTCGGGTCCTGTCCCCCGGTGTTTTTCCGGACACGGCGCAGGTTCGCGGTTCCAACCAGTGTCATATTGCCGTGGAACTGGATGAGCGCACCGGCCTGGTGATTGCCATGGCGGCAATTGACAATCTGGTCAAGGGCGCTTCCGGCGCGGCCGTGCAGAATATGAACATAGTGCTCGGTCTAGCAGAGACAGCCGGCCTTGCAGGGTTACCGCTCTTTCCCTGA
- the guaB gene encoding IMP dehydrogenase — MVIKESLTFDDVILTPCYSEILPSESDVQTRLTREIVLNIPLVSAAMDTVTESEMAISLARQGGIGIVHRNLSIEEQAREVDRVKRSESGMIVDPITINPDQKIADALQIMRKYHISGVPVTVNGYLRGILTNRDLRFVEDLDLKVEEVMTCEDLITVDEKIGIEESKALLHKHRIEKLLVVDKKNRLKGLITIKDIQKAIMFPNSSKDSLGRLRVGAGVGVGPDKEERVEALIKRGVDVIVVDTSHGHSKNVLETVRDLKKNFGNIQVIGGNVATKEAVVDLAKAGADGVKVGVGPGSICTTRIVAGVGVPQISAIVDCAKASARLGVPLISDGGIKYSGDITKALAAGAHTVMIGSLLAGTDESPGETVLYQGRSYKSYRGMGSLEAMREGSRDRYGQHEGVTENKLVPEGIVGMVPARGPVADSVNQLIGGLKAGMGYLGARNLDDLRAKANFIRITAAGLKESHVHDVVITKEAPNYRLEP; from the coding sequence ATGGTGATCAAGGAATCTCTAACCTTTGATGATGTAATTCTGACCCCATGTTATTCAGAAATCTTACCCTCGGAATCGGACGTTCAGACCAGGCTGACGCGTGAAATCGTCCTGAATATACCGCTCGTAAGCGCGGCCATGGACACTGTCACCGAGTCCGAGATGGCTATAAGTCTGGCTCGGCAAGGTGGAATAGGCATTGTTCACCGCAACCTTAGTATCGAGGAACAAGCGAGAGAGGTTGATCGAGTCAAGCGCTCGGAATCAGGAATGATTGTAGACCCTATCACTATCAATCCTGATCAGAAGATCGCGGATGCCCTTCAAATTATGAGGAAGTACCATATTTCGGGTGTTCCGGTCACTGTAAACGGCTACCTGAGAGGTATCCTCACGAATCGGGACCTGCGCTTCGTCGAAGACCTGGATCTGAAGGTCGAAGAAGTTATGACGTGCGAGGACCTCATCACGGTTGACGAGAAGATAGGGATTGAGGAATCGAAGGCTTTGCTGCACAAGCACCGCATTGAAAAGCTCCTGGTGGTTGACAAAAAGAATCGCCTGAAAGGGCTGATCACCATAAAAGATATACAGAAAGCCATTATGTTTCCCAATTCCTCGAAAGATTCATTGGGACGCCTCCGAGTGGGAGCCGGCGTGGGCGTGGGCCCTGACAAGGAAGAGCGCGTCGAGGCGCTTATAAAGAGGGGCGTTGACGTGATCGTCGTCGACACGTCACATGGGCACTCCAAGAATGTCCTGGAGACGGTCCGCGATCTGAAGAAGAATTTTGGCAATATTCAAGTTATCGGCGGAAATGTGGCCACGAAAGAAGCGGTGGTGGATTTGGCAAAAGCAGGGGCTGACGGCGTCAAGGTCGGCGTGGGACCGGGATCCATTTGCACCACCAGGATAGTGGCCGGGGTGGGCGTCCCTCAAATCAGCGCTATTGTGGATTGCGCAAAGGCCTCTGCTCGCCTCGGAGTACCGCTCATATCCGACGGAGGCATCAAGTATTCGGGCGACATTACCAAGGCCCTTGCTGCCGGCGCTCACACGGTGATGATTGGGAGTCTCCTGGCCGGAACGGATGAAAGCCCCGGAGAAACGGTTTTGTATCAAGGCCGCTCATACAAGTCATACAGGGGAATGGGGTCGCTGGAGGCCATGCGGGAAGGGTCCCGTGACAGATACGGCCAGCATGAAGGGGTGACGGAGAATAAGCTCGTTCCCGAAGGGATAGTGGGAATGGTTCCGGCAAGAGGCCCTGTGGCGGATTCTGTCAATCAGCTCATCGGTGGTCTCAAAGCGGGCATGGGATACCTGGGGGCGCGCAATCTGGACGACCTTAGGGCAAAGGCAAATTTCATCCGGATCACGGCCGCGGGGCTAAAAGAATCCCATGTGCACGACGTTGTGATCACCAAAGAGGCCCCGAATTATCGGCTGGAACCCTGA
- the sppA gene encoding signal peptide peptidase SppA has translation MKKSRTGLAILFIAFIVAGFIIIAAGVAVILNADEETAGLSEVFEAGNKVGVVQLEGTIISADTVLKQLRKFRKKSSIKAIVIRINSPGGTVAPAQEIYREIEKTKKKKPVVVSMETVSASAAYYIASNANTIVCSQGTITGSIGVIMMLPQIQKVIEKIGVDVNVIKAGKYKDIGSAVRPLTEDERNILETFAKEIHEQFISDVAAGRKGKIDKEKLVSIADGRFFTGEKAKELGLVDKIGNFYDAVRIAGQLGGIKGEPELVYPKKKWDSYLDVFLESCVQAVNNIGDRARLAPLAPSIQ, from the coding sequence ATGAAGAAATCCAGGACAGGCCTGGCAATACTATTTATAGCTTTTATTGTGGCGGGCTTCATAATTATCGCAGCCGGGGTGGCTGTCATTCTTAACGCGGATGAGGAAACAGCCGGCCTGTCTGAAGTGTTTGAGGCAGGGAACAAAGTCGGCGTGGTGCAGTTGGAGGGGACCATAATTTCGGCGGACACTGTTCTCAAGCAACTGAGGAAATTCCGGAAGAAATCGTCCATAAAAGCTATAGTCATCAGAATCAATTCGCCCGGTGGAACCGTAGCTCCGGCTCAAGAGATTTACCGGGAAATAGAAAAGACAAAAAAGAAGAAACCGGTAGTTGTATCGATGGAGACCGTGAGCGCTTCGGCTGCCTACTATATAGCGAGCAACGCGAACACCATTGTATGTTCGCAAGGCACTATCACAGGTAGTATCGGCGTCATAATGATGTTGCCGCAAATCCAGAAGGTAATCGAAAAAATAGGTGTTGACGTAAATGTAATCAAGGCGGGAAAGTATAAAGATATAGGTTCGGCTGTCAGGCCGCTTACAGAGGACGAGCGCAACATACTGGAGACCTTTGCAAAGGAAATACACGAGCAGTTCATTTCAGACGTGGCTGCCGGCCGTAAGGGGAAAATCGATAAAGAAAAGCTCGTGTCCATAGCGGACGGCCGGTTTTTTACCGGTGAAAAGGCCAAAGAACTGGGTCTGGTGGACAAGATCGGCAACTTTTATGATGCGGTCAGAATCGCCGGACAACTGGGGGGCATAAAAGGCGAACCCGAACTCGTGTACCCCAAGAAGAAGTGGGACAGCTACCTTGATGTCTTCTTGGAGTCTTGTGTCCAAGCGGTTAACAACATCGGGGATCGGGCGCGATTGGCGCCCCTCGCTCCCTCGATCCAATAA